The genomic window AGGTTGCAGGCATTATTTTTGATAGGATTATTCAACTCAAAGCTTGACTTTTCATTATTTTCTGATAAAATTCTTTACACAATGGCGCAAGAAGACATAGAAAAATTAAAAGAAAAAGTTGAGAGGGATCCAAATTCAACTCTGTTTGTCCCGCTTGCAGAAGAATATAAAAAAGCCGATATGGTTGATGAGGCTATTAAAGTACTTCTATCTGGCCTTGAGCGCCATCCAAGTTATATGAGTGCCAGGGTGGCCCTCGGTAAGATATATATCCATAAAGGAATGACACAGGAAGCCATGGAAGAATTTGAAAAAGTGGTGAAGGCTGTACCTGACAACCTTTTTGCCCATAAAAGGCTTGCTGAGATATATCATAGCCTTGGAGAAAGACAGAAAGCTCAAAATGAGTGTAAGATTATCCTCGACCTGAATCCCGGCGATGAGGAGGTTAAAACACTGCTTGAAGGTTTGAAAGAAGAAGTGGGGGAAGAAAAAGCTGAAAAAGCAGTAGAACCTGTACTCTCTGAGGTCTCCGGGGAGGAGACCCATGCGGTGCCATCTGAAGAATCAGCCGAGGAGAAAGAGGGGGCAGTGTATGAAATTTATGAGGAGGTAAGTGGTTCTGAGCTTGGAATAGAGGTACCAGAAAAGCTTACACCTGTTAATGAGGAGCCAGAAAGCGAAGAGCTAAGAGAATTTAAA from Nitrospirota bacterium includes these protein-coding regions:
- a CDS encoding tetratricopeptide repeat protein, which produces MAQEDIEKLKEKVERDPNSTLFVPLAEEYKKADMVDEAIKVLLSGLERHPSYMSARVALGKIYIHKGMTQEAMEEFEKVVKAVPDNLFAHKRLAEIYHSLGERQKAQNECKIILDLNPGDEEVKTLLEGLKEEVGEEKAEKAVEPVLSEVSGEETHAVPSEESAEEKEGAVYEIYEEVSGSELGIEVPEKLTPVNEEPESEELREFKEALRLKSGETIASEEGKKPEVSISTETMADIFISQGLYDRAMGIYRELLSADPQNSKIIQRREELKMLINLAGYKEDTSVSRLTDFLNRIKRRGDEFRENP